A window of the Cannabis sativa cultivar Pink pepper isolate KNU-18-1 chromosome X, ASM2916894v1, whole genome shotgun sequence genome harbors these coding sequences:
- the LOC115707937 gene encoding probable thionin-2.4 — protein MEGKTRVIVSVLLVSLVLGQIQVEAKSSCPTTTSSCPTTTARNIYDTCRFAGGSRQFCAKLSGCIIISENTCPDNYNHDILENNGGDSVNEYCKLGCTFYVCDPLTTLQDSDASEVVKEAVEKCTKACFAICTKGSITATPVEISMKE, from the exons ATGGAAGGCAAAACTAGGGTTATTGTGAGTGTTCTGTTAGTGAGCCTTGTTTTAGGACAAATTCAAGTTGAGGCGAAGAGTTCTTGTCCAACAACCACGAGTTCTTGTCCAACAACCACTGCTAGAAATATCTACGATACATGTCGTTTTGCGGGAGGCTCTAGACAATTTTGTGCAAAACTCAGCGGATGCATAATCATTTCTGAGAATACATGTCCCGACAATTATAACCATGACATTCTCGAAAACAAtg GTGGTGATTCTGTCAATGAATACTGTAAGTTGGGGTGTACATTCTATGTGTGCGATCCCTTAACCACTCTCCAAGACTCTG ACGCAAGTGAAGTTGTGAAGGAAGCTGTTGAAAAATGTACCAAGGCATGTTTTGCTATTTGCACTAAGGGTTCCATTACTGCTACTCCAGTTGAAATTTCTATGAAGGAGTAA